In Ignavibacteriota bacterium, the following are encoded in one genomic region:
- a CDS encoding T9SS type A sorting domain-containing protein: MSYRHSVYALALLILIACQISVAAPGYQVSVTQATSSNTLTLTFWIGNAAPEFVLGTAGFKIAYNTFAIGCPTKLLAEDGPWDQQTDQDYQNMTLTLHDGGVVELHTHFIGGADYSGMLVPAGSLKKIGAIRFEILSTSEPAQLAWASPYLYRLNSPGAQPSYEVAYTAAGDFIPPDEQPLPITLSSFTGMPLTDAVGVSLTWRTLSEINNYGFTVERRPAGAGDFVAVKDAFFAGAGTTTEPRTYAFIDRTIPAPGTYDYRLKQQDLNGTVWYSPVVSVTATVTGLNDVEVPIDPTLVQNYPNPFNPETLIRYGVAERSPVTVEIYTLLGQKVRTLVNALQESGRYQAAWDGRDDAGRALTSGTFICRVTSATGIASVKMLLLR; encoded by the coding sequence ATGTCATATCGCCACAGTGTGTACGCGTTGGCCCTGCTGATTCTCATCGCGTGCCAGATCTCCGTCGCAGCCCCCGGCTACCAGGTGAGCGTGACGCAGGCCACCAGCAGCAATACCCTGACGCTGACCTTTTGGATCGGCAATGCGGCCCCTGAATTCGTTCTGGGCACTGCAGGGTTCAAGATCGCCTACAATACGTTTGCCATTGGCTGCCCGACCAAACTCCTTGCGGAGGACGGGCCATGGGACCAGCAAACAGACCAGGACTATCAGAATATGACGCTCACGCTGCATGATGGCGGCGTCGTGGAACTCCACACACACTTCATCGGCGGCGCAGATTACAGCGGGATGCTTGTACCTGCGGGATCACTGAAGAAGATCGGCGCCATCCGGTTCGAGATCCTGAGCACCTCGGAACCTGCCCAGCTTGCGTGGGCCTCACCCTATCTGTACCGGCTGAACAGCCCGGGTGCCCAACCGTCGTATGAAGTGGCCTATACCGCCGCGGGGGATTTCATCCCGCCTGACGAGCAGCCCCTGCCCATCACGCTCTCGTCATTTACCGGAATGCCGCTGACCGACGCGGTGGGGGTATCGCTGACCTGGCGGACACTCAGCGAGATCAACAACTACGGCTTCACTGTAGAACGCCGTCCGGCAGGCGCCGGCGATTTTGTTGCGGTGAAGGACGCGTTCTTCGCCGGAGCAGGAACGACGACCGAACCGCGGACGTACGCGTTCATCGACCGGACCATTCCGGCTCCCGGCACGTACGACTACCGGCTGAAGCAACAGGACCTGAACGGCACGGTGTGGTATTCGCCGGTCGTCAGCGTGACCGCAACGGTCACCGGCCTCAACGACGTCGAGGTCCCGATCGATCCGACGCTCGTCCAGAACTATCCGAATCCGTTCAACCCCGAGACCCTGATCCGGTACGGCGTTGCCGAACGGTCGCCGGTGACGGTGGAGATCTATACGCTCCTCGGACAGAAGGTGCGCACGCTGGTGAATGCGCTCCAGGAATCCGGACGGTATCAGGCGGCGTGGGACGGCAGGGACGATGCCGGACGCGCCCTCACAAGCGGCACATTCATCTGCAGGGTCACGTCGGCCACAGGAATAGCATCAGTGAAGATGCTCCTGCTCCGCTGA
- a CDS encoding methyltransferase, with amino-acid sequence MTSRERVLAALDHRTPDRVPLDLSGHRSSGIHAIAYARLRKHLGLPPRPLRVYDIIQQMAVVDNDVLDLFGVDTIELGRGFALEDKHWHDWVLPDGTPCQIPIWITPERDGARWVLRSPSGRILAQMPDGALYFEQTYYVFMEGEENFDDLGTAFTESMWTGFASPPGPLVDGPDGERLLIEGARRLRESTDRAILGLFGGNLLEVGQFLYRNDTFFMMLAGEPEKAHDFLDHVVAYHLKNLEAYLRRVGPFIDVIVFGDDLGMQTGPQMSPAMYREFFKPRHAILWNRAKELAHVKVMLHCCGGVRELLPDMIEAGLDAINPVQVTCRGMEAHGLKADFGSRLTFWGGGCDTREVLSRGTPAQVKSHVAEQIAALHHNGGFVFQQVHNALADVPPENLVAMFEAVRTYTPT; translated from the coding sequence ATGACATCGCGCGAGCGCGTCCTTGCTGCATTGGACCACCGTACGCCGGACCGTGTGCCCCTTGACCTCTCGGGGCACCGGTCCTCCGGCATCCATGCGATCGCGTATGCGAGGCTGAGGAAGCATCTCGGCCTGCCTCCACGCCCGCTCCGGGTCTACGACATCATCCAGCAGATGGCTGTCGTGGACAATGACGTCCTCGACCTGTTCGGCGTGGACACCATCGAGCTGGGACGCGGATTCGCGCTCGAGGACAAGCACTGGCACGATTGGGTCCTCCCCGATGGCACACCATGCCAGATCCCCATCTGGATCACACCCGAACGGGACGGAGCACGGTGGGTCCTGCGGTCACCCTCGGGACGCATCCTCGCTCAGATGCCCGATGGCGCTCTGTACTTCGAGCAAACGTACTACGTCTTCATGGAGGGGGAGGAGAATTTCGATGACCTCGGAACTGCCTTCACGGAGTCCATGTGGACCGGCTTCGCCTCTCCTCCCGGCCCGCTGGTGGATGGGCCCGACGGCGAGCGCCTGCTTATCGAAGGCGCGCGCCGGCTGAGGGAGTCCACGGACCGCGCCATCCTCGGCCTCTTCGGCGGCAACCTCCTCGAGGTAGGCCAGTTCCTATACCGGAACGACACCTTCTTCATGATGCTTGCAGGTGAACCGGAGAAGGCGCACGACTTCCTGGATCATGTTGTGGCGTACCACCTGAAGAACCTCGAGGCCTATCTGCGCCGGGTCGGTCCCTTCATCGATGTCATCGTGTTCGGCGATGACCTCGGCATGCAGACCGGCCCGCAGATGTCGCCCGCCATGTACCGCGAATTCTTCAAGCCGCGCCATGCGATCCTGTGGAACCGCGCAAAGGAACTCGCGCACGTGAAGGTCATGCTGCATTGTTGCGGCGGCGTGCGGGAACTGCTGCCCGATATGATCGAGGCCGGGCTCGACGCGATCAATCCCGTGCAGGTGACCTGCCGGGGGATGGAAGCACACGGACTGAAGGCTGACTTCGGGTCACGTCTGACATTCTGGGGTGGCGGGTGCGATACGCGTGAAGTGTTGAGCCGTGGGACACCGGCACAGGTGAAGAGCCATGTGGCGGAGCAGATCGCAGCGTTGCATCATAACGGCGGATTCGTGTTCCAGCAGGTGCACAACGCACTGGCCGATGTGCCGCCGGAGAACCTGGTGGCGATGTTCGAGGCGGTCAGGACGTACACACCGACGTAG
- a CDS encoding FAD-dependent oxidoreductase, producing MARLIILGGGIAGQTAALHARRKLGSAHTVLVVTPNSKWNWIPSNIWVGVGLMTPDQVTFPLEPVYRKAGIEFHQAKAVCIHPEGNAASSTPYVTVEYTDPGRKGQQADLAYDYLINATGPKLNFGATKGLGPEQNSHSVCTHDHASKTSAALDELIARMRKGEKKTLLIGTGHGTCTCQGAAFEYIFNVEFMLRQHGVRDKARVIWISNEMELGDFGIGGMFLHRGGYVTHSRVFTESLYTERGIEWITQAHVQEVTDRGIRYELLDGSEHELASDFSMLLPPFAGVGLSAMDRQGADITSTLFAPSGFMMVDGDYTKKPYEEWKPSDWPQTYQSPRYGNVFAAGIAFAPPHAISKPMISAKGVPIFPAPPRTGMPSGVMARQVAYNIVDMIKGKAEGPTRRASLAHMGAACIASAGANLFSGTAVSMTMYPIIPDFERYPDTGRDLRYTTGEIGLAGHWIKHLLHHAFIYKAKAKPFWTIIPE from the coding sequence ATGGCCAGACTCATCATCCTTGGCGGCGGCATTGCAGGTCAAACCGCGGCCCTCCATGCCCGGCGCAAGCTCGGTTCCGCGCACACCGTGCTCGTTGTCACACCCAACAGCAAATGGAACTGGATCCCCTCGAATATCTGGGTCGGGGTCGGACTGATGACCCCGGACCAGGTCACGTTCCCGCTCGAGCCTGTCTATCGAAAGGCGGGGATCGAATTCCATCAGGCGAAAGCCGTCTGCATCCACCCTGAAGGAAATGCAGCGAGCAGCACGCCGTACGTGACGGTGGAATACACCGATCCCGGACGGAAGGGGCAGCAGGCGGACCTTGCCTATGACTATCTGATCAATGCAACAGGCCCGAAGCTCAATTTCGGGGCAACGAAGGGGCTTGGCCCGGAACAGAACAGCCACTCGGTGTGTACCCACGATCACGCGTCGAAGACCTCGGCTGCTCTGGATGAGCTCATCGCACGGATGCGCAAGGGGGAGAAGAAGACCCTGCTGATCGGCACCGGCCACGGCACGTGTACCTGTCAGGGCGCGGCATTCGAGTATATCTTCAATGTTGAATTCATGCTCCGGCAGCACGGGGTCCGCGATAAGGCCCGCGTGATCTGGATCTCCAACGAGATGGAACTCGGAGATTTCGGGATCGGAGGTATGTTCCTGCATCGTGGCGGGTATGTGACCCACAGCAGGGTGTTCACGGAGTCGCTCTATACAGAACGCGGCATTGAATGGATCACGCAGGCGCATGTCCAGGAGGTGACGGACCGGGGGATCCGATATGAGCTTCTTGATGGGTCCGAGCACGAGCTTGCATCGGATTTCTCGATGCTTCTCCCGCCATTCGCGGGCGTCGGTCTTTCCGCCATGGACCGCCAGGGTGCGGACATCACCTCGACCCTCTTCGCGCCGAGCGGCTTCATGATGGTGGATGGGGACTATACGAAGAAGCCGTACGAAGAATGGAAACCGTCGGATTGGCCGCAGACATATCAGTCGCCGAGGTACGGGAATGTCTTCGCGGCAGGCATCGCCTTTGCACCGCCACATGCGATATCAAAACCCATGATCAGCGCGAAGGGTGTACCCATATTTCCTGCGCCGCCACGGACGGGCATGCCATCGGGTGTGATGGCGCGCCAGGTGGCCTACAATATCGTGGATATGATCAAGGGGAAGGCGGAAGGTCCGACGCGGAGGGCGTCGCTCGCGCATATGGGGGCCGCCTGCATCGCTTCGGCCGGGGCGAATCTGTTCAGCGGTACAGCGGTGTCCATGACGATGTATCCCATCATCCCCGATTTCGAACGGTATCCCGATACGGGGAGGGATCTGCGGTATACGACAGGCGAGATCGGTCTCGCGGGTCACTGGATCAAACACCTGTTGCATCACGCGTTCATCTACAAAGCCAAGGCAAAACCGTTCTGGACCATCATTCCCGAATGA
- the prs gene encoding ribose-phosphate diphosphokinase — protein MNRTILFHARDMESVAAEVRALLPAWDEGKIDWETFPDGMPNIFIHEARSLENARVAFIASIGNADELFRQIALLYALASYPIECLRVLIPYFPAGMMDRADAFGQVVTSKAMARIISAIPPATRTDITILDIHALQEQYYFGDAVRVRLHSALPMFRDTVLRREGSAPVTVAFPDDGSRKRFAHDLEAFDPIVCVKVREGDKRIIRIKEGDPRGKNVCIVDDLVMSGETMLECARVIREAGATDVSAYVTHAIFPDESWRRFEGGPISRFYVTDSCPTRIAALRGRAPFEVLSLARVLAADLA, from the coding sequence ATGAACCGAACCATCCTGTTCCACGCACGCGACATGGAGTCCGTTGCCGCTGAAGTGCGGGCGCTGCTCCCGGCATGGGACGAAGGGAAGATCGATTGGGAGACGTTTCCCGATGGTATGCCGAACATCTTCATCCATGAGGCGCGATCGCTGGAGAATGCCCGCGTCGCGTTCATCGCTTCCATAGGAAATGCAGACGAGCTTTTCCGGCAGATCGCCCTGCTCTATGCGCTTGCGTCGTATCCCATCGAATGCCTCCGTGTGCTCATTCCGTATTTCCCGGCGGGGATGATGGATCGGGCCGATGCGTTCGGCCAGGTGGTCACCTCGAAAGCGATGGCGAGGATCATTTCCGCCATTCCGCCGGCGACCCGCACGGATATCACCATCCTCGATATCCATGCGTTGCAGGAACAGTACTACTTCGGCGATGCGGTGCGCGTCCGCCTGCATTCGGCCCTGCCGATGTTCCGTGATACGGTCCTGCGGCGGGAGGGGAGTGCACCGGTGACGGTGGCGTTCCCCGACGATGGCTCCCGGAAGCGCTTCGCGCACGACCTGGAAGCATTTGACCCGATCGTCTGCGTGAAGGTGCGCGAAGGGGACAAGAGGATCATCAGGATCAAGGAAGGGGATCCGCGCGGGAAGAACGTGTGCATCGTGGATGATCTGGTGATGAGCGGAGAGACGATGCTGGAATGCGCGCGGGTGATCCGCGAGGCAGGGGCCACGGACGTGTCGGCCTATGTCACGCACGCCATCTTTCCCGATGAGTCGTGGCGGCGGTTCGAGGGTGGACCCATCTCACGCTTTTACGTCACGGATTCCTGTCCGACCCGCATCGCGGCGCTCCGAGGGCGGGCGCCGTTCGAAGTACTGTCGCTTGCACGCGTGCTGGCGGCGGACCTGGCGTGA
- a CDS encoding bifunctional metallophosphatase/5'-nucleotidase: MIFMALSLLTLSAHAGEVSRRTVSILFTHDLHSQILPHASIADDGTVRETGGFARLATAITRERSRRPSSTIVVDAGDYSMGTLFHTLVMDRAVELRMLGLMGYDAGTFGNHDLDFRWDGVVRSLHAARTSGDRIIPLLASNMNVPAGEPSLDPLREELAAYGVRDRMVLERNGLRIGLFALMGSDAARDCPFLGSVTFDDCVSSAGRMVALLREQEHVDLVVCLSHSGTSPNRSRSEDVRLAEQVPGIDVIVSGHTHRTFTEPLRIGSTVIVSAGPNCANLGVLDLIVGAGGVSVSGYRLVPLDPSIPDDRAVAERATGFVTEIDSAYLRRHGLSFHQVIARSPFAFESVAYGYARGGELRLGDLITDAFAYAVRRAEGPDARPVDVVIQPLGMIRHTLGPGPITVDDAFRVLSLGRGPDGEAGYPLVAPYVTGEDLLTILEVGPTLAAVKGDVHLQYRGVRFAVNPHRLPLNRVTRAELVDDNGRVREIHPDSLYRVCVNYYTAFMIEMLGDLSYGVVRVQPRNADGTPVAMHETVMIDGDVATPGVQEVKEWIALVSYLRSFPPGGAGGIPEVPAAYRTLRGWYAWEPSWNPLMIMRGPNSFALRAAGGVIVLVGIVVLITLVVRPGRRRPPSSSAKG; this comes from the coding sequence ATGATCTTCATGGCCCTCTCCCTGCTCACCCTGTCCGCTCACGCCGGCGAGGTATCCCGGCGGACCGTTTCCATCCTCTTCACACACGATCTCCACTCGCAGATCCTGCCTCACGCCTCGATCGCCGATGATGGTACAGTGCGGGAGACCGGGGGCTTCGCCCGGCTCGCCACCGCGATCACACGCGAACGTTCCCGCCGCCCGTCTTCCACGATCGTTGTGGATGCAGGCGACTACAGCATGGGGACGTTGTTCCACACGCTGGTCATGGACCGTGCCGTGGAGCTGCGGATGCTCGGGCTCATGGGATACGATGCGGGGACGTTCGGGAACCATGATCTGGATTTCCGGTGGGATGGGGTCGTACGCTCGCTCCATGCGGCCAGGACATCCGGCGACCGCATCATCCCCCTGCTCGCTTCGAACATGAACGTTCCCGCAGGCGAGCCATCGCTGGATCCGCTCCGTGAAGAGCTCGCTGCGTACGGCGTCCGGGATCGTATGGTCCTGGAGCGCAACGGGCTCCGCATCGGGCTTTTTGCCCTGATGGGAAGCGATGCGGCCAGGGATTGCCCCTTTCTTGGCAGCGTCACATTCGACGACTGCGTCTCCTCAGCGGGGCGGATGGTCGCTCTCCTTCGTGAACAGGAGCACGTCGATCTTGTCGTGTGTCTGTCGCACAGCGGGACATCGCCGAACCGGTCCCGTTCCGAAGATGTGCGCCTCGCCGAGCAGGTCCCGGGGATCGACGTTATCGTGAGCGGGCATACGCACAGGACGTTCACCGAACCGCTCCGGATCGGAAGCACGGTCATCGTCTCGGCGGGGCCGAATTGCGCGAACCTTGGCGTTCTCGATCTCATCGTCGGGGCGGGAGGGGTCTCGGTCAGCGGATACAGGCTGGTCCCGCTGGACCCGTCCATTCCGGATGACCGCGCAGTTGCGGAGCGTGCCACCGGCTTTGTCACGGAGATCGATTCGGCCTATCTCCGCCGACACGGGCTGTCATTCCACCAGGTGATCGCACGGTCGCCATTCGCATTCGAGAGCGTCGCGTACGGGTATGCGCGCGGCGGTGAGTTGCGCCTCGGAGATCTTATCACGGATGCCTTTGCCTATGCTGTGCGGCGGGCTGAAGGACCGGATGCGCGTCCCGTCGATGTGGTGATCCAACCGCTGGGGATGATCCGGCACACCCTCGGCCCGGGGCCGATCACCGTTGATGATGCCTTCCGGGTTCTCTCGCTGGGGCGGGGGCCTGATGGTGAGGCGGGTTACCCGCTCGTCGCACCGTACGTCACGGGCGAAGACCTGCTGACGATCCTCGAGGTCGGACCCACCCTGGCCGCCGTGAAGGGTGATGTGCATTTACAGTACAGGGGGGTGCGCTTCGCCGTCAATCCCCATCGTCTTCCACTCAACCGTGTGACCCGCGCCGAGCTTGTGGATGACAACGGACGTGTGCGGGAGATCCATCCTGACAGTCTGTACCGCGTGTGCGTGAACTACTACACGGCGTTCATGATCGAGATGCTGGGTGACCTGAGCTATGGCGTGGTCCGGGTGCAGCCGCGCAATGCTGATGGGACACCGGTGGCGATGCATGAGACCGTGATGATCGATGGGGACGTGGCCACACCGGGCGTACAGGAAGTGAAAGAGTGGATCGCGCTGGTGTCATATCTCCGATCGTTCCCCCCGGGAGGTGCCGGGGGCATCCCTGAGGTTCCTGCTGCGTATCGCACGCTTCGCGGATGGTACGCCTGGGAACCCTCATGGAACCCGCTCATGATCATGCGCGGGCCGAATAGCTTCGCTCTCAGGGCAGCCGGCGGTGTCATCGTGCTGGTGGGGATCGTCGTGCTCATCACACTCGTGGTCCGGCCGGGAAGACGCCGGCCACCATCTTCGTCAGCGAAAGGGTAA
- a CDS encoding carbohydrate-binding family 9-like protein → MRVRKVVPCVTLLLSSLAMLAFGQGQQAGSSSTLPPPRVYRALVTSTPPVIDGVVSDKEWKDAVWTPSFVDIEGSRKPLPRFQTRARMMWDDQCLYIGAFLQEPHVIGTLRQRDTVIFYDNDFELFMDPDGDCLAYMEFEINALNTVWDLFLPKPYRAKGDADNSWNMEGLRTATHVYGTINDPSDIDSGWSVELAIPWTALRRGGVTGAPLPGDRWKIDFSRVEWKYDITPTGYKKLKGPEDNWVWSPQWVVDMHRPEFWGELVFEKKKGPVPPADPAWDAYVYLSKIWYAQNDHKTAHGSYARSLAELKMDPEGFNPQFSVSDSGYMITATRKSGGRTYEISLDERSGMHRRVR, encoded by the coding sequence ATGCGCGTGAGAAAAGTTGTGCCATGTGTCACCCTTCTCCTTTCGTCGCTCGCGATGCTCGCCTTCGGGCAGGGCCAGCAGGCCGGTTCATCGTCAACGCTCCCTCCGCCCAGGGTCTATCGTGCCCTCGTGACGAGCACCCCTCCTGTGATCGATGGCGTGGTGAGTGACAAGGAATGGAAGGATGCTGTCTGGACGCCCTCCTTCGTGGACATCGAGGGGAGCCGGAAGCCCCTCCCGCGATTCCAGACCCGCGCACGGATGATGTGGGACGACCAGTGCCTCTATATCGGGGCCTTTCTGCAGGAACCCCATGTCATCGGCACGCTGCGCCAGCGCGATACGGTGATCTTCTATGACAACGACTTCGAGTTGTTCATGGACCCGGACGGCGACTGTCTGGCATACATGGAGTTCGAGATCAATGCCCTGAACACGGTGTGGGACCTGTTTCTGCCCAAGCCGTACCGTGCGAAGGGTGATGCGGACAACTCGTGGAACATGGAGGGATTGCGCACGGCCACCCATGTGTACGGGACGATCAATGACCCGTCGGACATCGACAGCGGGTGGAGCGTTGAGCTGGCGATCCCGTGGACCGCATTGCGGCGCGGGGGGGTGACCGGAGCGCCGCTTCCGGGCGACAGGTGGAAGATCGACTTCTCGCGCGTGGAGTGGAAGTACGACATCACGCCGACGGGGTACAAGAAGCTCAAGGGCCCCGAGGACAACTGGGTGTGGTCGCCGCAGTGGGTGGTGGATATGCACCGTCCGGAATTCTGGGGTGAACTGGTGTTCGAGAAGAAGAAGGGCCCGGTACCTCCCGCCGATCCTGCGTGGGATGCCTATGTCTATCTGAGCAAGATCTGGTATGCACAGAACGACCACAAGACGGCACACGGTTCCTATGCCCGGTCGCTGGCAGAACTGAAAATGGATCCGGAAGGGTTCAACCCGCAATTCTCCGTGAGCGACAGCGGGTACATGATCACGGCGACCAGGAAGTCCGGCGGGCGGACCTACGAGATCTCGCTCGATGAGCGGTCGGGGATGCATCGCCGCGTGCGGTGA
- a CDS encoding transcriptional regulator has product MTFTQHSDIATLMARVRDDMKRAGITVSFLATQLGVSRQYAWQAVHYRSPISIERAREIAATVGRIIAQRSHIRSFGEQLRAARIASGLTLKEVAGMIGYSWVGVERWEKDICRPKPGVLWHLFTLYGEPSRSIHQGMPPLAASAE; this is encoded by the coding sequence ATGACATTTACACAACACTCTGACATAGCAACATTGATGGCCCGGGTCCGCGACGACATGAAACGCGCAGGGATCACGGTGTCGTTCCTCGCCACCCAGCTCGGCGTGTCGCGACAGTACGCCTGGCAGGCCGTCCACTACCGCTCGCCCATCTCCATCGAACGTGCGCGGGAGATCGCTGCCACCGTGGGCCGCATCATCGCGCAGCGGTCCCACATCCGGTCGTTCGGCGAGCAGCTGCGTGCTGCGCGCATCGCTTCGGGGCTGACCCTGAAGGAAGTTGCGGGAATGATCGGCTACTCCTGGGTCGGCGTGGAACGCTGGGAGAAGGATATCTGCCGCCCCAAACCCGGCGTCCTCTGGCACCTGTTCACGCTGTACGGGGAGCCTTCGCGTTCCATACATCAAGGAATGCCACCGCTCGCCGCAAGTGCGGAATGA
- a CDS encoding carboxymuconolactone decarboxylase family protein, giving the protein MADRVDDFNEFRAAMNERILGEDNRAIKRFFGVDTLTYEKGVLDVRTKEMLGLVSSMVLRCDDCISYHIQRCKEEGVTDAELFEVFSVALVVGGSIVIPHLRRAVAFLDVWNAKAPRTA; this is encoded by the coding sequence ATGGCGGACCGGGTGGACGATTTCAACGAGTTCCGGGCGGCAATGAACGAGCGGATCCTCGGCGAGGACAACCGCGCGATCAAGAGATTCTTCGGTGTGGATACGCTGACGTATGAGAAGGGCGTCCTGGACGTCCGGACCAAAGAGATGCTCGGGCTCGTCTCATCGATGGTGTTGCGGTGTGACGATTGTATATCGTATCATATTCAGCGGTGCAAAGAAGAGGGGGTGACGGACGCGGAGCTGTTCGAGGTCTTCAGCGTGGCGCTGGTCGTCGGTGGTTCGATCGTCATTCCGCACTTGCGGCGAGCGGTGGCATTCCTTGATGTATGGAACGCGAAGGCTCCCCGTACAGCGTGA